In the Sandaracinus amylolyticus genome, CGGGCTGCCACACGAGATCGCGTGCCCCGGAGCGCGCACGACGGGCCCGCGGGGCCTATCCTCGCGAGGAGCACCGATGAACGACTCGCATCGTCAATCTCGGCCCAAGCACTTCTCGATGCTGCGCACGTTCGTGCTCGCCGACCTCGTCACGATGGCGAACGCGGCGAGCGGCACCGGCGCGATCTTCCTCTGTCTGCGCTACGTCGCGGAGCGTGATCCCACCTACGCGCTCGGCGCGTTCGCGCTGCTCCCGATCGCGCTCGTCGCCGACGTGCTCGACGGAGCGGTCGCGCGCTGGCGTCGCAAGCAGTCGCCGCTCGGCGCGGACCTCGACTCGCTCGCCGACGTCGTGAGCTTCGGCGTCGCGCCCGCCGTGCTCGCGTTCGCGCTCGGGATGGACGGCGGGTGGGACGCGCTGGTGCTGGTCTACTTCGTCGCGTGCGGGATCAGCCGCCTCGCTCGCTACAACGTCACGGCGAGCGCGCTCTCCGGCGACGACGGCAAGGTGAAGTACTACGAGGGCACGCCGATCCCGACGAGCCTCGGCCTGGTCGCGGTCCTCGGCGCTGCGTTCTGGGCGGACGCGGTGCACGATCGGCTCTGGCTCGGCGAGCTCGCGATTGGACCGTGGGTGCTGCACCCGTTGGTCCTGATCTACGCGGTGAGCGGCTCCGCGATGATCAGCGCTTCGCTGCGCATTCCCAAGCCCTGACGTCAATCACCCTTCG is a window encoding:
- a CDS encoding CDP-alcohol phosphatidyltransferase family protein, with translation MNDSHRQSRPKHFSMLRTFVLADLVTMANAASGTGAIFLCLRYVAERDPTYALGAFALLPIALVADVLDGAVARWRRKQSPLGADLDSLADVVSFGVAPAVLAFALGMDGGWDALVLVYFVACGISRLARYNVTASALSGDDGKVKYYEGTPIPTSLGLVAVLGAAFWADAVHDRLWLGELAIGPWVLHPLVLIYAVSGSAMISASLRIPKP